The following are from one region of the Acanthopagrus latus isolate v.2019 chromosome 2, fAcaLat1.1, whole genome shotgun sequence genome:
- the dharma gene encoding dharma, with product MEGSRVSDFSIERILSPQLGHKPPVMEASPDLYLQGFPAGLSPDSGSFRPPTMSVPGCLQYRGTGFGEAFYPCGAGFHHADFSRVYSNSGVYVHFSSQEPADAQQLVGYHGYHQAGAQPQQRQRSRMRTVFTDGQTKRLEALFELTDYPTVEARADVARSTGLSEETVRVWFKNRRARRKRQRSGSQVKSPSPPRGAGAEKTLLTTFL from the exons ATGGAGGGAAGCAGAGTGTCGGACTTCAGCATCGAGCGCATCCTCTCCCCGCAGCTCGGACACAAGCCGCCGGTCATGGAGGCCTCCCCGGACCTGTATCTGCAGGGGTTCCCCGCCGGGCTCAGTCCAGACTCCGGGAGCTTCAGGCCTCCCACGATGTCGGTACCAGGCTGCCTGCAGTACCGAGGAACGGGCTTCGGAGAGGCGTTTTACCCGTGTGGAGCCGGTTTCCATCACGCAGACTTCAGCAGAGTTTACTCCAACTCCGGAGTTTACGTTCACTTCAGCAGCCAGGAGCCTGCAG ATGCTCAACAGTTGGtaggttaccatggttaccacCAGGCCGGCGCGCAGCCACAGCAGCGTCAGAGGTCCCGGATGAGGACGGTCTTCACCGACGGCCAGACGAAGCGGCTGGAGGCGCTGTTCGAGCTCACCGACTACCCGACGGTGGAGGCGCGGGCCGACGTGGCGAGGAGCACCGGGCTGAGCGAGGAGACCGTCAGG gtGTGGTTTAAGAACCGCAGAGCCCGGAGGAAGCGGCAGCGCAGCGGGTCTCAGGTCAAATCCCCGTCCCCTCCCCGCGGCGCTGGAGCAGAGAAGACGCTCCTCACCACCTTCCTCTGA